In Desulfovibrio psychrotolerans, a single window of DNA contains:
- the trpB gene encoding tryptophan synthase subunit beta, which produces MKKGYFGDFGGQFVAELLIPPLRELEHAYETIVRSQGFQDEFNALLKDYVGRKSPLTLCPTLSRELGFNLWLKREDLNHTGSHKINNTLGQALLTKYMGKPALLTETGAGMNGVATATAARALDLECIVFMGATDVARQSHNVRRMQLLGARLVPVESGTKTLKDAINEALRFWIAEQRTHHYCFGTAAGPHPFPTLVREFQAVVGREAREQILEKTGELPYAVVACVGGGSNAIGAFHAFVPDAAVRLVGVEAAGTGEPECHNSAPLNLGSPGVLHGQMTMLLQDEDGQILPSHSVAAGLDYPGVGPEHAHLHASGRAEYGTVNDAQALAAFMKLTRSEGIMPALESAHAVAWVLENRESIPRGANVIVNLSGRGDKDMDIIEQNIGHSFAELG; this is translated from the coding sequence ATGAAAAAAGGATACTTCGGCGACTTTGGCGGCCAGTTTGTGGCGGAATTGCTTATTCCCCCGCTGCGCGAACTGGAGCACGCCTACGAAACCATTGTGCGTTCGCAGGGGTTTCAGGATGAATTCAACGCCCTGCTCAAGGATTACGTGGGACGCAAAAGTCCCCTTACCCTGTGCCCCACGCTTTCCCGGGAACTGGGGTTCAACCTCTGGCTCAAGCGTGAGGACCTGAACCACACCGGCTCCCACAAGATTAACAACACCCTCGGTCAGGCCCTGCTGACCAAATATATGGGCAAACCCGCCCTGCTTACGGAAACAGGCGCAGGCATGAACGGCGTGGCCACCGCCACGGCGGCCCGTGCGCTGGATCTTGAGTGTATTGTGTTCATGGGAGCCACGGACGTGGCGCGCCAGTCGCACAACGTGCGCAGAATGCAGTTGCTCGGTGCGCGGCTGGTTCCGGTGGAGAGCGGCACCAAGACCCTTAAGGACGCCATTAACGAGGCGCTGCGCTTCTGGATAGCAGAGCAGCGGACCCACCACTATTGCTTCGGTACGGCGGCGGGGCCGCACCCCTTTCCCACGCTGGTGCGCGAGTTTCAGGCCGTGGTGGGGCGTGAGGCGCGAGAGCAGATTCTGGAAAAGACGGGAGAGCTTCCCTACGCCGTGGTTGCCTGCGTGGGGGGCGGTTCCAACGCCATAGGGGCGTTTCACGCCTTTGTGCCCGATGCGGCGGTGCGTCTTGTGGGCGTGGAGGCGGCGGGTACAGGCGAGCCGGAGTGCCATAATTCGGCCCCGCTCAATCTGGGCAGCCCCGGCGTGCTGCACGGGCAGATGACCATGCTGCTGCAGGATGAAGACGGCCAGATACTGCCATCGCACTCGGTGGCTGCAGGGCTGGATTATCCCGGCGTAGGGCCGGAACATGCCCACCTGCACGCCAGTGGGCGCGCCGAATATGGTACCGTGAACGATGCGCAGGCCCTTGCCGCCTTTATGAAGCTGACCCGTTCGGAGGGCATAATGCCCGCTCTGGAAAGCGCGCACGCCGTGGCGTGGGTGCTGGAAAACCGGGAGAGCATTCCGCGCGGGGCCAACGTCATCGTGAACCTTTCCGGGCGCGGCGACAAGGATATGGATATCATTGAGCAGAATATCGGCCACAGTTTTGCCGAACTGGGATAG
- the trpA gene encoding tryptophan synthase subunit alpha yields the protein MKTSRLTERIRRANKAGRKALIPFLPGGFPDRESFWKHLEALDAGGADIIEVGVPFSDPCADGPVVEQASIQALENGASLRWLLQGLAARAGRFQAELVLMGYLNPFLQYGFGRLAEDAQAAGVSGFIIPDLPLDEDAPYRTVLQERGMALVPLVGLNTDEERMRAYAQVAMGYVYVVSVLGTTGARESFPAELAQALARARKAFDLPVALGFGIREPAQLQIFGDSIDAVIFGSALITHIRQTGDTAGFMARWA from the coding sequence ATGAAGACTTCACGACTGACGGAACGGATTCGCAGGGCCAACAAGGCGGGCCGCAAGGCGCTCATCCCCTTCCTTCCCGGCGGGTTTCCGGACCGGGAAAGCTTCTGGAAGCATCTGGAGGCGCTGGATGCGGGCGGGGCGGACATCATAGAGGTGGGCGTGCCTTTTTCCGATCCCTGCGCCGACGGGCCGGTGGTGGAACAGGCATCCATACAGGCATTGGAAAACGGTGCTTCCCTGCGCTGGCTGCTGCAAGGGCTTGCCGCCCGTGCAGGGCGTTTTCAGGCCGAACTGGTGCTTATGGGCTACCTGAATCCCTTCTTGCAGTACGGGTTCGGGCGGCTGGCGGAAGATGCGCAGGCAGCGGGTGTTTCCGGGTTCATCATCCCTGACCTGCCGCTGGATGAAGACGCTCCCTACCGCACGGTGCTGCAGGAGCGGGGCATGGCCCTTGTGCCGCTGGTGGGGCTGAATACGGATGAGGAACGCATGCGCGCCTATGCGCAGGTGGCCATGGGATATGTGTATGTGGTTTCCGTGCTGGGCACCACGGGGGCGCGGGAGAGTTTTCCCGCAGAACTCGCGCAGGCACTGGCCCGTGCGCGGAAGGCGTTTGACCTGCCTGTCGCGCTGGGGTTCGGCATACGGGAACCGGCGCAGCTGCAGATTTTTGGTGACAGCATAGATGCGGTTATCTTCGGCAGTGCGCTTATCACTCATATACGCCAGACAGGGGATACCGCAGGGTTCATGGCCCGCTGGGCCTAG
- a CDS encoding phosphoribosylanthranilate isomerase, producing the protein MLDKEIFIKVCGITSQHDADLCVEFDADFIGFIFHASSPRCVTVEQVRAIETPTLMRTGVFTDQSVDEVKRIMQHARLNLAQLHGDQDPEFCKALGRTRVMKVFWPSRYATRQELEADMERFAPYSRFYLFDAGSGGGGHGTEQDWSFLAGLRGIKTWFIAGGLGPHNLKQAIMGCNPCGLDLNSGVESAPGVKSAEKLKAVFDMVHGPLVP; encoded by the coding sequence ATGTTGGACAAGGAAATCTTCATCAAGGTGTGCGGCATAACCAGCCAGCATGATGCGGACCTGTGCGTGGAGTTTGATGCGGACTTCATAGGCTTCATCTTTCACGCAAGCAGCCCGCGTTGTGTCACGGTGGAGCAGGTGCGCGCCATAGAAACGCCCACGCTCATGCGCACCGGCGTGTTCACGGACCAGAGCGTGGACGAGGTTAAGCGCATTATGCAGCACGCGCGCCTTAATCTGGCGCAGTTGCACGGCGACCAGGACCCGGAGTTCTGCAAGGCGCTGGGCAGGACAAGGGTGATGAAGGTTTTCTGGCCGTCACGCTACGCCACGCGGCAGGAACTGGAGGCGGATATGGAGCGGTTTGCTCCCTACTCCCGCTTTTACCTGTTCGACGCGGGCAGCGGGGGCGGCGGGCATGGCACCGAACAGGACTGGTCCTTCCTTGCCGGACTGCGCGGCATAAAGACGTGGTTCATCGCCGGAGGGCTTGGGCCGCACAATCTGAAGCAGGCCATTATGGGCTGCAATCCGTGCGGGCTGGACCTTAACTCCGGCGTGGAGAGTGCGCCCGGCGTGAAAAGCGCGGAAAAACTCAAGGCCGTGTTCGACATGGTGCACGGGCCGCTGGTGCCGTAA